From a region of the Pseudanabaena sp. ABRG5-3 genome:
- a CDS encoding Uma2 family endonuclease has translation MMTLEQKRGLGNQPDMLHEPCLLVIEIVSPTCRTVDTIEKREEYAQFGIPEYWIVDFLLGTFSVLSLVNGTYIEKVYQENEQIISNVFAKLSLSINQVMADR, from the coding sequence GTGATGACTTTAGAGCAGAAACGGGGATTAGGTAATCAGCCTGATATGTTGCATGAGCCTTGCCTATTGGTAATTGAGATTGTTAGCCCAACTTGTCGTACTGTGGATACTATAGAAAAGCGCGAAGAATATGCTCAATTTGGTATCCCTGAATATTGGATTGTAGATTTTCTGTTAGGTACTTTTTCGGTGCTTAGTTTAGTAAATGGAACTTATATTGAGAAGGTTTATCAAGAGAATGAGCAAATTATTTCTAATGTTTTTGCTAAGCTAAGCTTGTCGATAAATCAGGTTATGGCAGACAGATGA
- a CDS encoding Uma2 family endonuclease, whose amino-acid sequence MTVTTTKKITFEEYLTYDDGTDKRYDFNDGELIEVTPATVLHNDVMMCLAFFLQSAVQQYQLPYCVRVNSTEIFNGKRTR is encoded by the coding sequence ATGACTGTTACCACTACTAAGAAAATTACCTTTGAAGAATATCTGACCTATGATGACGGCACTGATAAGCGTTATGACTTTAATGATGGAGAACTAATTGAAGTGACTCCAGCAACGGTTTTGCATAACGATGTGATGATGTGCTTGGCATTTTTTTTACAGTCAGCAGTACAGCAATATCAATTACCTTACTGTGTACGTGTTAATAGCACTGAAATATTTAATGGTAAACGCACGCGCTGA
- a CDS encoding M15 family metallopeptidase, protein MKPYQHISIADCHEPLVALSSDLDSGIITIDPHPYMSLGAPYGDRSPFFVRQGILERLQKSQAYLQTLRPYWKIAVFDAYRPIPVQQFMVNYSFAQLAASKGLEIDSLSEDQKNSLNAEVMKFWAIPSHDPKTPPPHSTGAAIDVTLFDSELLEVNMGSPIDEISDRSLPDYFASFRNAQAVEFHRDRQLLNEVMNHSGFVRHPNEWWHFSYGDQLWAWISHEKLAIYGGFI, encoded by the coding sequence CTCCTCTGATCTCGACTCTGGCATCATAACAATCGATCCGCATCCATATATGTCTTTAGGCGCACCATATGGCGATCGCTCTCCTTTTTTTGTCCGCCAAGGAATTTTAGAAAGATTACAAAAATCCCAAGCCTATTTGCAAACCCTTCGCCCCTATTGGAAAATTGCGGTTTTTGATGCCTATCGCCCGATTCCTGTGCAGCAGTTTATGGTGAATTACAGTTTTGCTCAGTTAGCGGCAAGTAAGGGCTTAGAAATAGATTCTCTTTCTGAAGATCAAAAAAATTCACTTAATGCTGAAGTAATGAAGTTTTGGGCAATTCCTAGCCATGATCCGAAAACCCCGCCTCCTCACAGTACTGGTGCAGCGATCGATGTGACTCTGTTTGATTCCGAGCTTCTGGAAGTAAATATGGGTTCGCCAATTGATGAAATTAGCGATCGCTCTTTGCCAGATTATTTTGCAAGTTTCCGTAATGCTCAAGCCGTAGAATTTCATCGCGATCGCCAATTATTAAACGAAGTAATGAACCATAGCGGCTTTGTGAGACATCCCAATGAATGGTGGCATTTCTCCTATGGCGATCAACTTTGGGCATGGATTAGTCATGAGAAACTCGCAATTTATGGAGGATTTATATAG